The following are from one region of the Amylibacter sp. IMCC11727 genome:
- a CDS encoding pseudouridine-5'-phosphate glycosidase, with the protein MTLPLTYSDEVRAALDAGKPVVALESTIITHGMPYPANLETARGVEDVVRDNGAVPATIAIIDHEIHIGLSAERLEWLAQAKDVMKLSRADLAFAVAHGRTGATTVAATMICAALAGISVFATGGIGGVHKGAEDTFDISADLLELAQTPVTVVCAGAKAILDLPMTMEVLETNGVPVIGYQTDVLPAFWSRESDIAIPLRSDTAAAIAAAHQMRATLGLKGGQLVANPIPTEAELSRAYLEPIIAQAVSEAEAQGIAAKGVTPFLLGRIVELTEGKSLTANIALVRNNAKLASEIAVSLA; encoded by the coding sequence ATGACATTGCCCCTTACTTATTCAGATGAAGTGCGCGCCGCGCTTGATGCGGGCAAACCCGTTGTGGCGTTGGAAAGCACGATTATTACGCATGGCATGCCCTACCCTGCCAACCTTGAAACCGCGCGCGGTGTTGAAGATGTGGTTCGTGACAACGGCGCGGTGCCTGCGACGATTGCCATTATTGATCACGAAATTCACATCGGTTTGTCGGCGGAACGCTTGGAATGGCTTGCACAGGCGAAAGACGTGATGAAGCTGAGCCGTGCGGATTTGGCCTTTGCAGTGGCGCACGGCCGCACGGGCGCGACAACAGTTGCTGCCACGATGATTTGTGCTGCGCTCGCAGGGATTTCTGTCTTTGCAACAGGTGGCATTGGCGGGGTGCATAAAGGTGCAGAAGACACGTTTGACATCAGTGCTGATTTGCTGGAACTGGCCCAAACCCCTGTGACAGTGGTCTGTGCGGGGGCCAAGGCCATTTTGGACCTGCCCATGACGATGGAGGTGTTGGAAACCAACGGCGTGCCTGTGATTGGGTATCAAACAGATGTTCTGCCAGCGTTTTGGTCGCGCGAGTCTGATATTGCGATCCCTTTGCGCAGCGACACGGCCGCAGCGATTGCAGCGGCGCATCAAATGCGGGCCACGTTGGGTTTGAAAGGCGGGCAATTGGTGGCCAACCCAATCCCTACTGAGGCAGAGCTGTCACGCGCGTATCTGGAACCGATTATCGCGCAAGCGGTAAGCGAGGCCGAAGCGCAGGGGATTGCCGCCAAAGGTGTGACGCCGTTCCTGTTGGGCCGTATTGTCGAGTTGACAGAAGGTAAATCGCTGACCGCGAACATTGCGCTTGTGCGCAACAACGCCAAACTGGCGTCAGAGATTGCCGTTTCACTGGCATGA
- a CDS encoding PfkB family carbohydrate kinase yields the protein MTSPAPIHCIGSVLWDIVGRSDRHMKAGHDVPGRIIRIPGGVMMNIAMALRMHDVPVSLLTSLGADPAGRDLLQEATQRGMETALVHISDSHPTDQYMAIEGSNGLIAAIADAHSLEAEADAVIAPMRDGRVGTVDAPYDGMIVCEGNLPQATLDYMSGAAEFSMADVRLAPASPGKAERLKPFFKHSKATFYVNLIEANILLGTKLATAPEAAAAMVDAGVFRAAVTDGPNMTAIADDRGVQSALPPAVTVLRVTGAGDVFMASHIAADMRGLTGAEALDFALTHTATYISTETSL from the coding sequence ATGACCTCCCCTGCCCCAATCCATTGTATCGGTTCCGTTTTGTGGGACATTGTTGGCCGCTCTGATCGCCATATGAAGGCGGGGCATGATGTGCCTGGGCGGATTATTCGAATTCCTGGTGGCGTTATGATGAACATCGCCATGGCGCTTCGGATGCATGATGTGCCTGTGTCTTTGCTCACCTCCCTCGGTGCGGATCCTGCGGGGCGGGATTTGTTGCAAGAGGCCACGCAGCGGGGCATGGAAACGGCATTGGTGCATATTTCTGACAGCCATCCAACAGATCAGTATATGGCGATTGAAGGCAGTAATGGCCTGATTGCAGCGATTGCAGATGCGCATTCGTTAGAGGCCGAGGCCGATGCGGTGATTGCGCCAATGCGTGATGGACGTGTGGGCACGGTGGATGCGCCGTATGATGGGATGATCGTCTGTGAAGGTAATTTGCCACAAGCCACGCTGGATTACATGAGCGGGGCTGCGGAGTTTTCAATGGCGGATGTGCGGCTTGCCCCTGCTTCACCCGGTAAGGCAGAGCGGTTGAAGCCGTTTTTCAAGCATTCGAAAGCCACGTTTTACGTGAACCTGATTGAAGCGAATATTCTGTTGGGCACGAAATTGGCCACCGCGCCAGAGGCCGCAGCCGCAATGGTTGATGCGGGTGTGTTTCGCGCAGCCGTAACGGATGGGCCAAATATGACCGCGATTGCGGATGATCGCGGTGTGCAATCGGCCCTGCCCCCTGCTGTGACAGTTTTGCGCGTGACGGGGGCCGGTGATGTGTTTATGGCAAGCCACATCGCAGCGGATATGCGCGGGTTGACTGGAGCTGAGGCTCTGGATTTTGCGCTGACCCACACAGCCACCTATATTTCGACGGAGACATCGCTATGA
- the rpsB gene encoding 30S ribosomal protein S2 — protein sequence MALPEFTLRQLLEAGVHFGHQTHRWNPRMGQYIYGQRNGIHILDLTQTVPLLDQALQVTRETVAKGGRILFVGTKRQASKAVAEAAERSAQYYMNHRWLGGTLTNWQTVSKRIAHLKQLDEKLAGDASGLTKKELLGMEREQAKLQASLGGVREMGGTPDLIVVIDTNKESLAVAEANKLGIPVIAVLDSNSAPEGIDYPIPGNDDAARAIALYTDLIARAALDGMASAMGSAGIDIGAAEEAPVEEAVAEA from the coding sequence ATGGCTCTACCAGAGTTTACATTGCGCCAACTGCTCGAAGCAGGCGTACACTTCGGCCACCAAACACACCGCTGGAACCCACGTATGGGTCAGTACATCTATGGCCAGCGGAATGGCATTCACATTCTTGACCTGACACAGACTGTTCCTCTCTTGGATCAAGCTCTGCAAGTGACACGCGAAACAGTTGCCAAAGGCGGCCGTATCTTGTTCGTAGGCACAAAGCGTCAAGCCTCCAAAGCCGTTGCAGAAGCCGCTGAGCGTTCCGCACAATACTACATGAACCACCGCTGGCTCGGTGGCACGCTGACAAACTGGCAAACAGTGTCCAAGCGTATCGCGCACCTTAAGCAGCTTGATGAAAAACTGGCAGGCGACGCATCCGGCCTGACCAAGAAAGAATTGTTGGGCATGGAACGCGAGCAGGCCAAACTGCAAGCATCCTTGGGCGGCGTTCGCGAAATGGGCGGCACACCTGACCTGATCGTTGTAATCGACACCAACAAAGAATCCCTCGCTGTGGCAGAAGCCAACAAACTGGGCATTCCTGTGATTGCTGTGCTGGATTCCAACTCCGCACCAGAAGGCATCGACTACCCGATCCCTGGCAACGATGACGCGGCACGCGCCATTGCGCTTTACACAGACCTGATTGCACGCGCAGCCCTTGATGGCATGGCATCCGCAATGGGCTCCGCAGGTATCGACATCGGCGCAGCCGAAGAAGCCCCTGTTGAAGAAGCTGTC